A single region of the Liolophura sinensis isolate JHLJ2023 chromosome 9, CUHK_Ljap_v2, whole genome shotgun sequence genome encodes:
- the LOC135475590 gene encoding complement C1q-like protein 4, producing MASLTLVTVAVCMFVIPAFGGWSPPYYNHGPGFPFEGPFGRGGRQGPARANQDGARDSGAGLGSAGRVRGAGRSGGIGGAGGPGGIGRFGGAGVPGGIGGAGGPGGIGGAGGNGMGVGAGGVGGAQPGRPSDRFPRKLPQPEVYVNPQDAVATSVVRITDQYFYKPAPVDFDNIITNINGGYNTEYGVFTAPVPGIYSINYHVQSKKGSTKEAHVDLTQNGEVVNSAKAEGDCVTASNSAVLYLDQFDQLSVNGREGTIIGCENNGFCSFSVSLVKPGRFTDLKIPRAVPMDKW from the exons ATGGCGTCTCTGACTCTTGTCACGGTGGCCGTCTGTATGTTCGTCATTCCTGCATTCGGTGGTTGGTCTCCACCTTACTACAACCATGGTCCAG GTTTCCCGTTTGAAGGTCCCTTTGGTAGAGGAGGGCGCCAGGGTCCTGCAAGAGctaatcaggatggtgcacgtgACAGTGGTGCAGGACTCGGAAGTGCTGGAAGAGTCCGAGGTGCTGGACGGTCCGGAGGCATTGGAGGTGCTGGAGGGCCCGGAGGCATTGGAAGATTCGGAGGAGCTGGAGTGCCCGGAGGCATTGGAGGTGCCGGTGGGCCCGGAGGCATTGGAGGTGCTGGAGGTAATGGAATGGGAGTAGGTGCCGGCGGAGTCGGAGGTGCCCAACCAGGTAGACCTTCTGACCGATTTCCCCGGAAACTGCCTCAGCCGGAAGTATACGTCAACCCTCAGGACGCCGTGGCCACATCTGTGGTCAGAATCACTGACCAGTACTTCTATAAACCCGCACCTGTTGACTTTGACAACATCATCACAAACATCAATGGCGGGTACAACACAGAATACGGCGTCTTCACTGCTCCTGTCCCAGGGATCTATTCCATCAACTATCACGTACAAAGCAAAAAAGGCAGCACCAAGGAGGCCCATGTGGATCTGACCCAGAACGGAGAAGTCGTCAACTCGGCCAAGGCAGAAGGTGATTGTGTCACGGCCTCCAACTCCGCCGTCCTATACCTTGACCAGTTTGACCAGCTCAGTGTTAACGGTCGTGAAGGAACCATCATTGGCTGTGAGAATAACGGTTTCTGTAGCTTTAGCGTGTCTCTGGTTAAACCGGGTAGATTCACAGATCTGAAAATCCCTAGAGCTGTACCAATGGACAAATGGTAA
- the LOC135475591 gene encoding complement C1q-like protein 4, producing MTSLTLVTVAVCMFAIPAFGGWSPYYYKHGPRGSGFPFEGPFGRGGRQGPARVDQDGARDGGAGLGSAGRVRGAGGLGGLGRFGGAGVPGGIGSAGGSGGIGGAGGNGMGVGAGAVGGAGQGRPSDRLPRKLPQPEVYINPQDAVATSVVRTTDQYFYKPAPVGFDNIITNINGGYNTEYGVFTAPVPGIYSINYHVQSKKGSTKEAHVDLTQNGEVVNSAKAEGDCVTASNSAVLYLDQFDQLSVNGREGTIIGCENNGFCSFSVSLVKPGRFTDLKIPRAVPMDKW from the exons ATGACGTCTCTGACTCTTGTCACGGTGGCCGTCTGTATGTTCGCCATTCCTGCATTCGGTGGCTGGTCTCCATATTACTACAAGCATGGTCCACGCGGCTCAG GTTTCCCATTTGAAGGTCCCTTTGGTAGAGGAGGGCGCCAGGGTCCTGCAAGAGTTGACCAGGATGGTGCACGTGACGGTGGTGCAGGACTCGGAAGTGCTGGAAGAGTCAGAGGTGCTGGCGGACTCGGAGGCCTTGGAAGATTCGGAGGAGCTGGAGTGCCCGGAGGCATTGGAAGTGCTGGTGGGTCCGGAGGCATTGGAGGTGCTGGAGGTAATGGAATGGGAGTAGGTGCTGGCGCAGTTGGAGGTGCCGGACAAGGTAGACCTTCTGACCGACTTCCCCGGAAACTGCCTCAGCCGGAAGTATACATCAACCCTCAGGACGCCGTGGCCACATCTGTGGTCAGAACCACTGACCAGTACTTCTATAAACCCGCACCTGTTGGCTTTGACAACATCATCACAAACATCAATGGCGGGTACAACACAGAATATGGTGTCTTCACTGCTCCTGTGCCAGGAATCTATTCCATCAACTACCACGTACAAAGCAAGAAAGGCAGCACCAAGGAGGCCCATGTGGATCTGACCCAGAACGGAGAAGTCGTCAACTCGGCCAAGGCAGAAGGTGATTGTGTCACGGCCTCCAACTCCGCCGTCCTCTACCTTGACCAGTTTGACCAGCTCAGTGTTAACGGTCGTGAAGGAACCATCATTGGCTGTGAGAATAACGGTTTCTGTAGCTTTAGCGTGTCTCTGGTTAAACCGGGTAGATTCACGGATCTGAAAATCCCCAGAGCTGTACCAATGGACAAATGGTAA